One stretch of Segatella copri DNA includes these proteins:
- the mreD gene encoding rod shape-determining protein MreD, with protein MSIDLVKRLATFVVLVLVQGLVFNHIHLFNCATPLLYIIMVLHFRRNHPKWAVLLWCFMMGLCVDVFANTPGVAAASMTAVGLLQPYLFELFVPRDSADDLEPSMRSIGVGAYCWYVFFIILVYNLLFFTLETFNFFNWVHWLECIGGSTVITYILVMATESFRK; from the coding sequence ATGAGTATAGATTTAGTGAAAAGACTAGCTACCTTTGTGGTGCTCGTGCTGGTACAGGGATTGGTGTTTAATCATATTCATCTATTCAATTGTGCCACCCCCTTGCTGTATATCATTATGGTACTGCATTTCCGCCGCAACCATCCTAAATGGGCGGTGTTATTGTGGTGCTTTATGATGGGGCTTTGTGTGGACGTATTTGCCAATACGCCAGGTGTTGCAGCAGCTTCGATGACTGCCGTAGGACTGCTACAACCTTATTTGTTTGAACTTTTCGTACCGCGCGACAGCGCCGACGATCTGGAACCGTCCATGCGTTCTATCGGCGTAGGTGCATATTGCTGGTACGTATTCTTCATCATTCTCGTTTATAATCTATTGTTCTTTACACTCGAAACATTCAATTTCTTTAATTGGGTTCACTGGTTGGAATGTATAGGCGGAAGTACGGTTATCACTTATATATTGGTGATGGCGACAGAAAGTTTCAGAAAGTAA
- the mrdA gene encoding penicillin-binding protein 2, whose translation MLDYNLEKRRFVIGGVAIAIVVIYMIRLFTLQIMSDDYKKNADSNAFLKHIEFPARGAIYDRNGKLLVYNQPSYDLMVVMNEESGRLDTMDFCNSLGITKEFFIKRMNDIKDRSKNPGYSRYTQQLFMGQLSDRDFSVFQEKMFRFPGFYVQKRTVREYTYPYAAHVLGDVGEVSQSDIEDDDYYQAGDYIGKLGIEKFYEKQLRGEKGVKIMLRDAHGRIQGSYQNGKLDQKPVAGKDLTLGLDVKLQALGERLLQGKIGSIVAIDPRTGDVLAMVSSPSYDPRRLVGRNRGKMHKWLSRNPWKPLLNRSIQGQYPPGSTFKTTQALTYLTEGIITPGTAFPCNHGFSYRGLHVGCHGHPSPISLVDAISTSCNGYFCWGLYYMIGNRKKYGSVQNAMTVWKNYMVSMGFGYKLGIDLPGEKRGLIPNAQFYDKAYNGSWNGLTVISISIGQGEVNLTPLQIANLGATIANRGYYYVPHVVRKVKGEPLDTLYTRRHYTKASRRAYDYVVAGMRSSALKGTCKLLGRYDFEACGKTGTAQNRGHDHSVFMGFAPMNNPKIAIAVYVENGGWGADYGVPIGGLMMEQYLKGKLSPDSEHRAAEMQARRIAYGLSSR comes from the coding sequence ATGTTGGATTACAATCTTGAAAAACGTAGATTCGTTATCGGTGGAGTGGCCATAGCTATTGTGGTCATTTACATGATTCGTCTGTTTACGCTTCAGATTATGAGCGACGACTACAAGAAGAATGCCGACAGTAATGCCTTCTTGAAGCATATTGAGTTTCCCGCCCGTGGTGCCATTTACGACCGTAATGGTAAGCTGCTGGTGTATAATCAGCCGTCTTACGATCTGATGGTGGTCATGAACGAGGAGAGCGGCAGACTTGATACGATGGATTTCTGTAATTCGCTGGGTATCACGAAAGAGTTTTTTATCAAGCGAATGAACGATATCAAGGACCGCTCTAAAAACCCGGGCTATTCGCGCTATACCCAGCAGCTTTTTATGGGACAGCTGAGCGACCGGGATTTCAGTGTGTTCCAGGAGAAGATGTTCCGATTCCCCGGTTTCTATGTCCAGAAACGTACCGTCAGAGAATATACCTACCCTTATGCAGCCCATGTGCTGGGTGATGTGGGTGAGGTTTCGCAAAGCGATATTGAAGATGATGACTACTATCAGGCTGGTGACTATATCGGAAAACTGGGTATCGAGAAGTTTTATGAGAAGCAACTGCGTGGTGAGAAGGGTGTGAAGATCATGCTGAGAGATGCCCACGGAAGAATACAGGGTAGCTATCAGAATGGTAAACTCGACCAGAAACCTGTGGCTGGAAAGGACTTGACGCTGGGATTGGATGTCAAGTTGCAAGCCTTGGGCGAACGTCTGCTCCAGGGTAAAATCGGCAGTATCGTTGCCATCGATCCTAGAACGGGCGATGTGCTGGCTATGGTTTCTTCTCCTTCTTACGATCCAAGACGTCTGGTGGGTAGAAACCGTGGTAAGATGCACAAGTGGCTCTCGCGTAATCCTTGGAAACCGCTCCTGAACCGTAGTATTCAGGGTCAGTATCCTCCGGGTTCTACCTTTAAGACCACCCAGGCGCTGACTTATCTTACAGAAGGTATCATCACACCGGGAACAGCTTTCCCATGTAATCATGGTTTCTCTTATAGGGGGCTGCATGTAGGCTGTCATGGTCACCCGTCGCCTATTTCGCTGGTTGATGCCATCAGTACCTCTTGTAACGGTTACTTCTGTTGGGGTCTTTACTATATGATAGGTAACCGCAAGAAGTATGGCAGCGTACAGAATGCGATGACCGTATGGAAAAATTATATGGTGAGCATGGGATTCGGCTATAAGTTGGGCATCGACTTGCCTGGCGAGAAACGCGGTCTGATTCCGAATGCACAGTTCTATGATAAGGCTTACAATGGTTCATGGAACGGACTGACGGTAATCAGTATTTCTATCGGTCAGGGTGAGGTTAACCTCACGCCGTTGCAGATAGCCAACCTGGGTGCTACCATTGCCAACAGGGGATACTATTATGTGCCTCATGTAGTGAGAAAGGTGAAGGGCGAACCGCTTGATACGCTCTATACCCGACGCCATTATACCAAGGCTTCCCGACGGGCTTACGACTATGTGGTAGCCGGTATGAGAAGTTCGGCGCTGAAGGGAACCTGTAAGTTGCTCGGCCGCTACGATTTCGAAGCTTGCGGCAAGACGGGTACGGCACAGAACCGTGGCCATGACCACTCTGTATTCATGGGCTTTGCTCCGATGAACAACCCGAAGATTGCCATTGCCGTGTATGTAGAGAATGGTGGTTGGGGTGCTGACTATGGTGTGCCTATCGGTGGTCTGATGATGGAACAGTATCTCAAGGGTAAGTTATCTCCTGATTCTGAGCATAGGGCTGCAGAGATGCAGGCCCGTAGAATCGCCTACGGATTAAGCAGTAGATAG
- the rodA gene encoding rod shape-determining protein RodA: protein MIDNKQPSVLASLDWWTIGIYLALLIFGWVSVCGASYNYGDNEIFSLGARSGMQIIWIGTSIALGLVILLLDDRFYDTFSYVIYGVLILLLFATIFNPHSIKGSHSWLVLGPLRLQPAEFGKFATALAVAKFMSSYGFSMQNLKHFMAAVGIIVLPMLCIVGQRETGSALVYLSFFLMLYREGMPGAILFTGVSMVAYFVVGVKYENVMMWDTYTSVGKFVVLLLVQIFTAGMVNSYTGDRKQALMILSYSVGITLLFVLFSTYVIPFDIVWIQLFLCAMMIGFLVYQGLRTRFRNYFLISIFSLGSIAFFYSADYVLNHVMEPHQRVRINVLLGLDEDLAGAGYNVHQSEIAIGSGGLQGKGFLNGTQTKLKFVPEQDTDFIFCTVGEEEGFLGSAGVLLLFLALILRLMHLAERQPYKFGRIYGYCVLSVFLFHLFINVGMVLGLTPVIGIPLPFFSYGGSSLWGFTILLFIFLRIDAGRNLVRS from the coding sequence ATGATCGATAATAAACAACCTAGTGTGCTTGCTTCACTTGACTGGTGGACGATAGGTATTTATCTGGCACTCCTCATCTTCGGATGGGTGAGCGTCTGTGGAGCCAGCTATAACTATGGTGACAACGAGATATTCAGTCTGGGTGCCCGTTCGGGTATGCAGATTATATGGATTGGCACATCCATAGCACTGGGATTGGTAATCCTGCTGCTTGATGACCGGTTTTACGATACCTTCTCGTATGTCATCTATGGCGTCCTGATACTCTTGCTCTTTGCTACGATATTCAATCCGCATAGCATCAAGGGTTCCCACTCCTGGCTGGTGTTGGGACCGCTTCGACTGCAACCGGCTGAGTTTGGTAAGTTTGCTACGGCTCTGGCGGTAGCCAAGTTTATGTCAAGCTATGGTTTCAGTATGCAGAACCTGAAGCATTTCATGGCAGCCGTAGGCATTATCGTTCTGCCGATGCTCTGTATCGTAGGTCAGCGCGAAACGGGTTCTGCCTTGGTTTATCTTTCATTCTTCCTCATGCTTTACCGCGAAGGAATGCCGGGTGCCATTCTCTTTACCGGCGTGTCGATGGTGGCTTACTTCGTAGTGGGTGTGAAGTATGAGAACGTGATGATGTGGGATACCTATACTTCTGTGGGTAAGTTTGTTGTGCTTCTGCTGGTGCAGATTTTTACGGCTGGCATGGTGAACTCCTATACGGGCGATAGGAAACAGGCACTGATGATCCTTTCCTATTCGGTAGGCATTACGCTGCTCTTCGTGCTCTTTTCTACCTATGTCATTCCGTTCGACATTGTGTGGATCCAGCTCTTCCTGTGTGCCATGATGATTGGATTCCTGGTTTATCAGGGACTGAGAACCCGGTTCCGGAATTACTTCCTCATCTCAATCTTTTCGTTGGGAAGTATCGCTTTCTTCTATTCTGCCGATTATGTGCTGAATCATGTGATGGAACCTCATCAGAGAGTGCGTATCAACGTACTGCTGGGACTGGATGAAGATTTGGCAGGTGCGGGATATAACGTGCATCAGAGTGAGATTGCCATTGGTTCCGGCGGACTTCAGGGAAAAGGTTTCCTCAATGGAACGCAGACCAAACTGAAGTTCGTTCCTGAGCAGGATACAGACTTTATCTTCTGTACGGTAGGCGAGGAGGAAGGTTTCCTCGGTTCGGCAGGCGTGCTGCTGCTTTTCCTGGCTTTGATATTGCGGTTGATGCATCTGGCTGAGCGGCAACCTTATAAGTTCGGGCGTATCTACGGCTATTGTGTCCTGTCGGTATTCCTCTTCCACCTATTTATTAATGTGGGAATGGTGCTGGGGTTAACACCGGTTATCGGTATTCCGCTGCCGTTCTTCAGTTATGGTGGCAGTTCGTTATGGGGATTTACCATCCTTCTTTTCATCTTCTTGAGAATTGATGCGGGTAGGAACTTAGTGAGAAGTTAA
- a CDS encoding gliding motility lipoprotein GldH, whose amino-acid sequence MKKTVYFIVLTAIVHILSACSGSTVYDEYAHTPIAGWEKNDTLSFEVSPLLEAGHYRQSLGLRITGAYPFMGLTLIVEQTVYHRNRKIPGECKTDTVNCQLIDKNGVSKGQGISYYQYNFPINIYQMHQGDSIHVAIRHDMKREILPGVSDIGIKISKIQ is encoded by the coding sequence ATGAAAAAGACTGTTTATTTCATCGTTTTGACAGCGATCGTTCACATTCTCTCTGCCTGCAGCGGTTCGACCGTATACGATGAGTATGCCCATACACCGATTGCAGGATGGGAGAAGAACGACACCCTATCATTCGAAGTATCACCTCTACTCGAGGCAGGGCATTACAGGCAAAGCTTAGGACTTCGCATTACAGGTGCCTATCCGTTCATGGGACTTACGCTCATCGTAGAACAGACGGTTTATCACCGAAACAGAAAGATACCTGGCGAATGCAAGACAGATACGGTCAACTGCCAGCTGATTGACAAAAACGGCGTGAGCAAAGGACAGGGTATCAGCTACTATCAGTATAACTTCCCTATCAACATCTATCAGATGCATCAGGGCGATTCCATACACGTAGCCATCAGACATGATATGAAAAGAGAAATCCTGCCCGGTGTGAGTGACATCGGCATCAAGATTTCAAAGATACAATAA
- the ricT gene encoding PSP1 domain-containing protein — MKFRMWNGCDRGLCAKGVGRQDRQLNTYDWLADVPGNAESTDLVEVQFKNTRKGYYHNVNNLDLKKGDIVAVEANPGHDIGVVTLTGRLVKLQIKKANLKSQDDIKRIYRIAKQVDLDKCKEAKSREHGTMIQSRQIAKDLGLKMKIGDVEYQGDGNKAIFYYIADERVDFRQLIKVLADTFHVRIEMKQIGARQEAGRIGGTGPCGRELCCATWMKNFISVSTNAARYQDISLNPQKLAGMCAKLKCCLNYEVDSYVEASRKLPPKDAVLQTADGDFHQFKVDILAGLITYSSDKNLASNLETISIERAKAIIEMNRQGEKPLSLMEDGKVKPAAKPTDLLAEADLSRFDKAKKKKKKNNKNKGPRQQEGDNKPQKNENRAQNGDNKPQKNEGKPNNQRRDNRNQGNHPKGDNRQPRNDRRPNKGNKPQNGNKPQGGNKPQGNNAPQNGNKPQGNNAPQGGNKPQGNNAPQE; from the coding sequence ATGAAATTCAGGATGTGGAACGGCTGCGACCGTGGTCTGTGCGCTAAGGGCGTAGGAAGACAGGACAGACAGCTCAACACATACGACTGGCTTGCCGATGTACCCGGCAATGCTGAAAGTACTGACCTCGTGGAGGTACAGTTCAAGAATACCCGTAAGGGATATTACCACAATGTGAATAACCTCGACCTGAAGAAGGGCGATATAGTGGCGGTAGAGGCTAACCCGGGTCACGACATCGGTGTGGTTACGCTGACCGGAAGACTGGTAAAACTCCAGATTAAGAAGGCAAACCTCAAGTCGCAGGATGACATCAAGCGTATCTACCGTATCGCCAAGCAGGTGGATCTTGACAAATGCAAGGAGGCTAAGAGCCGTGAACACGGCACCATGATCCAGAGCCGCCAGATTGCCAAAGATCTCGGACTGAAGATGAAAATAGGTGATGTAGAATATCAGGGAGACGGCAACAAGGCTATCTTCTATTACATCGCTGACGAACGTGTGGACTTCCGCCAGCTCATCAAGGTTCTTGCCGATACCTTCCATGTGCGCATTGAGATGAAACAGATCGGTGCGCGACAGGAAGCAGGTCGCATCGGTGGAACGGGTCCTTGCGGCAGAGAACTCTGCTGCGCTACCTGGATGAAGAACTTCATCAGCGTTAGCACCAATGCAGCACGCTATCAGGACATTTCTCTGAATCCTCAGAAACTTGCCGGTATGTGCGCCAAACTGAAGTGCTGTCTCAACTACGAGGTAGACAGCTATGTAGAGGCTAGCAGAAAGTTGCCTCCTAAGGATGCCGTACTGCAGACTGCCGACGGTGATTTCCATCAGTTCAAGGTGGATATCCTGGCTGGTCTTATCACCTACTCTTCTGACAAGAACCTTGCTTCCAACCTCGAAACCATCAGCATCGAGCGTGCCAAGGCTATCATCGAAATGAACCGTCAGGGCGAGAAGCCATTGAGCCTGATGGAAGACGGTAAGGTTAAGCCTGCAGCCAAGCCAACCGACCTGCTTGCCGAAGCAGATTTGAGCCGCTTTGACAAGGCTAAGAAAAAGAAGAAGAAGAACAATAAGAATAAGGGACCTCGTCAGCAGGAGGGAGACAACAAGCCTCAGAAGAACGAGAACCGCGCGCAGAATGGCGACAACAAACCTCAGAAGAATGAAGGCAAACCAAACAACCAGCGCCGCGACAACCGTAATCAGGGCAATCATCCTAAGGGTGACAACCGCCAGCCAAGAAACGACAGACGACCTAACAAGGGCAACAAGCCGCAGAATGGCAACAAACCACAGGGTGGAAACAAGCCACAAGGCAACAATGCTCCTCAGAATGGCAACAAGCCACAGGGCAATAACGCCCCACAAGGTGGCAACAAGCCACAAGGCAATAACGCCCCACAAGAATAA
- a CDS encoding ATP-binding protein: MQRNEVIGQQEVWNRLMEMVQENRLPHALMFCGPQGCGKLAMALAFASYLLGDSPMLRKWEHPDLHFTFPTIKTANMGSDHKPVSLDFIKEWRELLLSKGPYIQISDWMQKMGKTDADYNKQAIITAEETDAISHELMMMSSQGGYKISLIWLPERMNIQSANKILKLLEEPPRQTLFLLVSENPELLLETIRSRTQRIDFKKIETAEMEKALIERRALEPDMAHRIARIANGNWNLALEELDAGNENRQHLDMFIMLMRLAYMRKIGDLKKWTDVIATFGREKQKRMLDYFMHMLRESFMYNFRNPELSYMTQDEENFAKNFARFINEANIIDISNLFEDSKRMISQNANAKIVFFDMALKIIVLLLRK; this comes from the coding sequence ATGCAAAGAAATGAAGTTATAGGTCAGCAAGAAGTATGGAACCGTCTCATGGAGATGGTTCAGGAGAACCGTTTGCCCCATGCGCTGATGTTCTGCGGTCCGCAGGGCTGCGGCAAACTGGCGATGGCACTGGCTTTTGCCAGCTATCTTCTGGGCGATTCACCGATGCTCAGGAAATGGGAACATCCGGACCTCCACTTCACCTTTCCTACCATCAAGACCGCTAATATGGGCAGTGACCATAAACCGGTGAGCCTCGACTTCATCAAGGAATGGAGAGAGCTGCTGCTTTCTAAAGGTCCCTATATCCAGATCAGCGACTGGATGCAGAAGATGGGCAAGACGGATGCCGACTATAACAAACAGGCTATCATCACTGCCGAAGAAACCGATGCCATCTCTCACGAACTGATGATGATGTCGAGTCAGGGCGGATATAAGATAAGTCTGATATGGCTCCCGGAGCGTATGAATATCCAAAGTGCCAACAAGATACTGAAACTGCTGGAGGAGCCGCCACGCCAGACGCTATTCCTGCTGGTAAGCGAGAATCCGGAACTGCTGCTCGAAACCATCAGAAGCCGTACACAGCGTATCGACTTCAAGAAGATAGAAACCGCTGAGATGGAAAAAGCGCTGATAGAACGGAGGGCGCTGGAGCCAGACATGGCACACCGCATAGCCCGTATCGCCAACGGCAACTGGAACCTCGCACTCGAAGAACTGGATGCAGGAAACGAAAACCGGCAGCATCTCGACATGTTCATCATGCTGATGCGACTGGCTTACATGCGCAAGATAGGTGACCTCAAGAAGTGGACCGATGTGATAGCAACCTTTGGAAGAGAAAAGCAGAAACGCATGCTCGACTACTTCATGCACATGCTCAGAGAAAGTTTCATGTACAACTTCCGGAATCCGGAACTGAGCTACATGACGCAGGATGAGGAGAACTTTGCCAAGAACTTTGCCCGCTTTATCAACGAGGCAAACATCATTGACATCTCCAACCTCTTCGAAGACAGCAAGCGCATGATTTCGCAAAATGCCAATGCCAAAATCGTTTTCTTCGATATGGCGCTCAAAATCATCGTCCTCCTTTTAAGGAAGTGA
- a CDS encoding methylenetetrahydrofolate reductase: protein MNIADFLHQQGDKRGFSFEVLPPLKGNGTAALFRTIDALSEFGPRFINITTHHSEYVYKELENGLLTRQRVRRRPGTVAIAGAIQNKYDIPVIPHIICSGATKEDIEYELLDLQFLGISNILVLRGDKAKEDRQFTPTENGHAHATDLLKQVNQFNDGFFFDGTPIKHPGDKFCCGVACYPEKHEEAPNLEMDMQHLLEKQQLGAAYAVTQLFYDNEKFYAFVEKARQIGVTIPIIPAIKPFAKLSQLTVVPKTFHCDIPEELAQEVLKCKTDDDAKQLGIEWTTAQVQDLFEHGYNNVHFFTVSAVDSVKQIAKILF from the coding sequence ATGAACATAGCAGATTTTCTACATCAGCAGGGCGATAAGCGAGGCTTTTCGTTCGAGGTTTTACCTCCGCTGAAAGGTAACGGAACAGCTGCACTCTTCCGTACCATCGATGCGCTGAGCGAGTTTGGTCCTCGCTTTATCAACATCACTACGCACCATAGCGAGTATGTATACAAGGAACTGGAAAACGGTCTCCTCACTCGCCAGCGTGTGCGCCGCCGCCCGGGCACCGTAGCCATCGCAGGCGCTATACAGAATAAGTACGACATACCTGTCATCCCTCATATTATCTGCAGCGGTGCTACGAAAGAAGACATCGAGTACGAACTGCTCGACCTCCAGTTTCTGGGCATCAGCAACATTCTCGTTCTGCGAGGAGACAAGGCGAAAGAAGACCGGCAGTTTACACCAACCGAGAACGGTCATGCCCATGCCACCGACCTCCTGAAGCAGGTGAATCAGTTTAATGACGGTTTCTTCTTTGACGGCACTCCCATCAAGCACCCGGGCGACAAGTTCTGCTGCGGTGTAGCCTGCTATCCGGAGAAGCATGAAGAGGCGCCAAACCTCGAAATGGATATGCAGCATCTGCTGGAGAAACAACAGTTGGGCGCAGCGTATGCCGTTACCCAGCTCTTCTACGACAACGAGAAGTTCTATGCTTTCGTTGAAAAGGCTCGGCAGATAGGCGTAACCATTCCTATCATTCCTGCCATCAAGCCTTTCGCCAAGTTGAGCCAGCTCACTGTAGTGCCGAAAACCTTCCACTGCGATATTCCTGAAGAACTCGCACAGGAGGTATTGAAATGTAAAACTGACGATGATGCCAAGCAGCTCGGTATCGAGTGGACTACCGCTCAGGTGCAAGATCTCTTCGAACATGGTTACAACAATGTTCACTTCTTCACCGTATCGGCTGTAGACAGCGTCAAGCAAATAGCAAAAATTCTGTTTTAA
- the xylE gene encoding D-xylose transporter XylE, producing the protein MEQKQTGSRAYLISIVMVAVLGGLLFGYDTAVISGAEKGLQAFFMGAEDFTYTDFWHGFTSSSALIGCIIGSALSGVMASNWGRKRSLIFAGVMFFISAWGSMCPESLVLPKGEPNLTLLIVFNLYRVIGGIGVGLASAVCPMYIGEIAPSNIRGMLVSWNQFAIIFGQLVVYFVNFFILGDHIAPAIQSVGNGMNQILNGGEAAWAIETGWRYMFGSEMIPAGLFALLICFVPETPRYLAMVGQDAKAERILARINGAEEAKKILNDIKNTVTEKKEKLLTYGVLCIFVGVMLSVFQQAVGINAVLYYAPRIYEAMGFDNPMVLTVFNGIVNLGFTCVAIFTVEKLGRKPLLITGSLGMALGAIGVAITFGNPNLQLLCMVSIMVYSASFMFSWGPICWVLIAEVFPNTIRGAAVAIAVAFQWIFNWIVSTSFVPMANSLGYWFTYGLYGVICILAAIFVWKLVPETKGKTLEDMTKLWKKN; encoded by the coding sequence ATGGAACAAAAACAAACAGGCTCTAGAGCCTATCTTATTTCAATTGTGATGGTAGCCGTTTTGGGCGGCTTGCTTTTCGGTTATGATACCGCGGTAATCTCGGGAGCCGAGAAGGGTTTGCAGGCATTCTTCATGGGTGCTGAGGATTTCACCTATACCGATTTCTGGCATGGATTCACTTCTTCCAGTGCCTTGATTGGTTGTATCATCGGTTCGGCGCTTTCGGGTGTGATGGCTTCTAACTGGGGCCGTAAGCGTTCGCTGATCTTTGCGGGTGTGATGTTCTTCATCTCTGCATGGGGATCTATGTGTCCTGAGTCTTTGGTGTTGCCAAAGGGCGAACCTAATCTTACGCTTCTCATCGTGTTCAACCTCTATCGTGTGATTGGCGGTATCGGTGTGGGTCTGGCATCTGCTGTATGTCCGATGTATATCGGTGAGATTGCGCCTAGTAACATCCGTGGTATGTTGGTCAGCTGGAACCAGTTTGCCATCATCTTCGGTCAGCTGGTAGTTTATTTCGTCAACTTCTTCATTCTTGGCGATCATATTGCTCCTGCTATCCAGAGTGTGGGCAATGGTATGAACCAGATTCTGAATGGTGGCGAGGCTGCCTGGGCTATCGAAACCGGATGGCGCTATATGTTTGGGTCTGAGATGATTCCTGCGGGCTTGTTTGCTCTGCTTATCTGCTTCGTACCTGAGACTCCCCGTTATCTTGCCATGGTTGGTCAGGATGCGAAGGCTGAGCGTATTCTGGCTCGCATCAATGGTGCTGAAGAGGCTAAGAAGATTTTGAACGACATCAAGAATACGGTTACTGAGAAGAAGGAAAAACTGCTTACTTACGGTGTGCTCTGTATCTTCGTAGGTGTGATGCTCTCTGTATTCCAGCAGGCTGTAGGTATCAATGCCGTGCTTTATTATGCTCCTCGCATCTATGAGGCTATGGGCTTTGACAATCCGATGGTATTGACCGTATTCAATGGTATCGTGAACCTCGGTTTCACCTGTGTGGCTATCTTTACGGTAGAGAAGTTGGGACGTAAGCCTTTGCTCATTACCGGTTCTCTGGGCATGGCATTGGGTGCCATCGGTGTAGCCATCACCTTCGGTAATCCTAATCTGCAGTTGTTGTGCATGGTATCCATCATGGTTTATTCAGCATCATTCATGTTCTCTTGGGGACCAATCTGCTGGGTACTTATCGCCGAGGTATTCCCTAATACGATTCGTGGTGCTGCCGTAGCGATTGCCGTAGCCTTCCAGTGGATTTTCAACTGGATTGTTTCTACCTCTTTCGTTCCGATGGCTAACAGCCTGGGCTATTGGTTCACCTATGGTCTGTATGGTGTTATCTGTATCCTCGCTGCCATCTTTGTATGGAAGCTCGTTCCTGAGACCAAGGGTAAGACGCTGGAGGATATGACCAAGCTTTGGAAGAAAAACTAA
- a CDS encoding DUF4248 domain-containing protein — MNYPQRMYSKTELGLLYFPDTTDGATARRHIMVWIKLTSRGHKERPPGVSFYAWRSRYFTE, encoded by the coding sequence ATGAATTATCCCCAACGTATGTACAGCAAGACCGAGCTGGGTCTGCTCTACTTTCCCGACACAACCGACGGGGCGACAGCGCGCCGTCATATCATGGTATGGATTAAGCTGACGAGCCGGGGGCATAAAGAAAGACCGCCAGGCGTTTCTTTCTACGCCTGGCGGTCTAGATATTTCACAGAATAA
- a CDS encoding DUF4840 domain-containing protein — MKKIKLFSIVAAFVAAFAFTSCNTDDSDGFQWPTPQESQALFSQIQGMHNGGILFPGSVGTTDAEKFDKDSVTTYCYVTPSDSMLTVRQVEVSKFAKYFSDATLKAEVEKLPAQDLKIKLVPYNAAQQMFITATQDITYTNADGKKVQIQFYSGLSNYSLAYIGTKKTNNKKELGVYITPGRVLVDGQTKANALKSYVYRGYLQAYYAMLEMEL, encoded by the coding sequence ATGAAAAAAATCAAATTATTCTCAATTGTAGCTGCCTTCGTTGCAGCTTTCGCATTCACTTCTTGTAATACAGACGACAGCGATGGCTTCCAGTGGCCAACGCCTCAGGAGTCTCAGGCTCTCTTCAGCCAGATTCAGGGTATGCACAATGGTGGAATCCTCTTCCCTGGCAGCGTAGGCACTACAGATGCAGAGAAGTTTGACAAGGATTCAGTTACCACTTATTGCTATGTAACTCCTAGCGACAGTATGCTCACTGTTAGGCAGGTAGAGGTGAGCAAGTTTGCAAAGTACTTCAGCGATGCCACACTGAAAGCTGAGGTAGAGAAGTTGCCTGCACAGGACTTAAAGATTAAGTTGGTGCCTTACAATGCAGCTCAGCAGATGTTTATCACTGCTACTCAAGACATCACTTACACCAATGCTGATGGCAAGAAGGTGCAGATTCAGTTCTATAGCGGCTTGAGCAACTATAGCTTGGCTTACATCGGCACAAAGAAGACCAACAACAAGAAGGAGCTCGGTGTATATATCACACCAGGCAGAGTGCTCGTAGATGGTCAGACTAAGGCAAATGCTCTCAAGTCATACGTTTACCGTGGTTATCTACAGGCTTACTACGCTATGCTCGAGATGGAACTCTAA